GGAGCGCCAGACCTCGCTGAAGATCTGCTCCCGCCGGTAGACCACGCCGGGGCTCTGCGCGAGCAGCGCCAGCAGGTCGAACTCCTTGCGGGTGAGCGGGACGTCGCGGCCCTGCACGCTGACCCGACGGCGTTCGCGGTCGATCAGGATGCCCCTGGCCTCCAGCGGCCCGGCCTGGTTGCCGACCGGCTCGGCCGGCTCGGCGGCCAGGCCGCGGCGGGCCACCGCGTGGATCCGGGCGAGCAGTTCGCCCATGTCGTACGGCTTGGTGACGTAGTCGTCGGCGCCGAGGTTGAGGCCGTGGATCCGGGACCTGATGTCGGCCCTGGCGGTCACCATGATCACCGGGACGCCGCTGTGCGCGCGGATCCGGCTGCACACCTCGAAGCCGTCCCGGTCGGGCAGGCCGAGGTCGAGCAGCACCACCCGGTACGGGTCGCTGCCGTCCGGCACCAGCGCGTCCAGCGCCTCGTGGCCGCTGCGGGCGTGCCTGACCTGGAAGCCGTGCCGGCCGAGCACCGCGACCAGCGCGGCGGCCACCCGTTCGTCGTCCTCGACGAGCAGCAGTCGCATCCCGGTCCCTCCGTTCCATGTCCGATCCCTGCGGAGTATTGTCCAGTCCGCTCCGTCTGTCACGACCGGGCCGGTCCTCGGGACAGGGTGGGGACGACCCGGGTACGACGTGGCCGGATCGTGATCCTCAAGTAATCCTCAGATCGGCTGACGTGGCATGGTCAGCGCCCTAAGGTCGGCCCAACCGGGGGCTGCGAGCTCCGCCGGCGAACAGCCCCCGGCACCAGCACCGCCCCCTGTGAGGACAAACCTCCGGGGTACGCCCACGAGGGAGCCAGGCGCGATGACCGAGACCACCGTCAGTGACTCCACCGCCGCCCCGCTGGTGGTGCTGAGCGGTGTGAACAAGCACTTCGGCGCCCTGCACGTGCTCCAGGACATCGATCTGGAGATCCGTCAGGGCGAGGTCGTGGTGCTGATCGGCCCCTCCGGTTCCGGCAAGTCGACCCTGTGCCGGACCATCAACCGGCTGGAGACCATCGACTCGGGCGAGATCTCGATCGACGGCCGCCCGCTGCCCGCCGAGGGCAAGCAGCTGGCGAAGCTCCGGGCCGAGGTCGGCATGGTGTTCCAGAGCTTCAACCTCTTCGCACACAAGACCGTGCTGGAGAACGTGGTGCTCGGCCAGGTGAAGGTGCGGAAGGTCGCGCGCCCCGAGGCCGAGAAGACCGCGCACGCACTGCTGGAGCGGGTCGGACTGGCCGCGCACGCGGCCAAGTACCCGGCCCAGCTCTCCGGTGGCCAGCAGCAGCGGGTGGCGATCGCCCGCGCGCTGGCGATGAACCCCAAGGTGATGCTCTTCGACGAGCCCACCTCGGCGCTCGACCCGGAGATGATCAACGAGGTGCTGGAGGTCATGCGCAGCCTGGCCGCCGAGGGGATGACCATGGTCGTGGTCACCCACGAGATGGGCTTCGCCCGCTCCGCCGCCAACCGCGTGCTCTTCATGGCCGACGGCCGGATCGTCGAGGAGAACACCCCGGAGGCGTTCTTCACCGCGCCCCGCAGCGACCGTGCCAAGGACTTCCTTTCGAAGATCCTGCACCACTGAGGCCCCCGCTGACCTAGCGTCAGTCTTCTGTCATGCCCTGAACTCCCCGTGCCCGGACACTCCGTGGCCACACCAGAGGAGAGCTCCTTCCATGAGGACTCGTCGTACCATCGCTGCCGCCATGTCCGTGCTGGCCCTGACCGCCGTCGCGGCCTGTGGCAAGGAGGCCCCCGTGGCCGCCTCCGACACCACCGCCAAGCTGCCGACCTACACGGTGAAGACCGACGCCAAGGTGGAGGGCTCGAAGACCTTCGACGAGGCCAAGAAGCGCGGCAAGCTGATCATCGGCGCCAAGGCCGACCAGCCGTACCTCGGCTTCGAGAACGTCACCACCGGCACCCGCGAGGGTTTCGACATCGAGATCGCCAAGATGATCGCGGCCGACCTCGGCTTCGGCCCCGACAAGATCGAGTTCAAGACGATCGTCTCGGCCAACCGCGAGACCTCGCTGATGGGCGGTCAGATCGACTACTACGTCGGCACCTACACCATCAACGACAAGCGCAAGGAGAAGGTCGGCTTCGCCGGCCCGTACTACGTGGCCGGCCAGGACCTGCTGGTGCTCAAGGACAAGGCCGAGTTCACCGGCCCTGAGTCGGTCAAGGGCAAGAAGGTCTGCTCCGCCACCGGCTCGACCTCGGTGACGAAGATCAAGGAGTACGGCCCGGTCGACCCGGTCACCCAGTACGACACCTACGCCCAGTGCGTGGACAAGCTGCTCACCAACGAGGTCGACGCGGTCACCACCGACGACGCGATCCTCAAGGGCTTCGCGGCCAAGAACGCCGGCAAGCTCCGGGTGGTCGGCAAGACCTTCTCCAAGGAGCCCTACGGCATCGGCCTCGCCAAGGAGGACGCGGCCTTCCAGAAGGCCGTCGCCGCCGCGCTGAAGGCGCACGAGGACAACGGTGACTGGAAGAAGGCGTACGACGCCACCCTCGGTCTCTCGGGCGCTGCGGCTCCGGAGATCCCGGCCCTGACCAACTGACCCGTCCAGTAACGAAAGGAGGGCCGCCGGTATGGGCAGACTGTTCGAGAACGGCAACTTGGCGCTGTTCCGGGACGGCTTCCTGCAGACGGTCGAACTCAGCGCGCTGAGTGCGCTGTTCGCCCTGCTGCTGGGCACCCTGCTGGCGGCCTTCCGGGTCTCCCCGGTCCCGGTGCTCCGGCTCTTCGGCACCGTCTGGGTGAACACCTTCCGGAACACCCCGCTGACCGTGCTGTTC
This genomic interval from Kitasatospora gansuensis contains the following:
- a CDS encoding glutamate ABC transporter substrate-binding protein produces the protein MRTRRTIAAAMSVLALTAVAACGKEAPVAASDTTAKLPTYTVKTDAKVEGSKTFDEAKKRGKLIIGAKADQPYLGFENVTTGTREGFDIEIAKMIAADLGFGPDKIEFKTIVSANRETSLMGGQIDYYVGTYTINDKRKEKVGFAGPYYVAGQDLLVLKDKAEFTGPESVKGKKVCSATGSTSVTKIKEYGPVDPVTQYDTYAQCVDKLLTNEVDAVTTDDAILKGFAAKNAGKLRVVGKTFSKEPYGIGLAKEDAAFQKAVAAALKAHEDNGDWKKAYDATLGLSGAAAPEIPALTN
- a CDS encoding amino acid ABC transporter ATP-binding protein yields the protein MTETTVSDSTAAPLVVLSGVNKHFGALHVLQDIDLEIRQGEVVVLIGPSGSGKSTLCRTINRLETIDSGEISIDGRPLPAEGKQLAKLRAEVGMVFQSFNLFAHKTVLENVVLGQVKVRKVARPEAEKTAHALLERVGLAAHAAKYPAQLSGGQQQRVAIARALAMNPKVMLFDEPTSALDPEMINEVLEVMRSLAAEGMTMVVVTHEMGFARSAANRVLFMADGRIVEENTPEAFFTAPRSDRAKDFLSKILHH
- a CDS encoding response regulator transcription factor, producing the protein MRLLLVEDDERVAAALVAVLGRHGFQVRHARSGHEALDALVPDGSDPYRVVLLDLGLPDRDGFEVCSRIRAHSGVPVIMVTARADIRSRIHGLNLGADDYVTKPYDMGELLARIHAVARRGLAAEPAEPVGNQAGPLEARGILIDRERRRVSVQGRDVPLTRKEFDLLALLAQSPGVVYRREQIFSEVWRSGWEGNGRTLEVHIGSLRTKLALPGLVEAVRGVGYRLIPEQPAG